A stretch of the Flavobacterium sp. 5 genome encodes the following:
- a CDS encoding OmpA family protein: MKKNKILLFLIVISFPLLAQNKYTKIADNLFERYEYVQAVKEYLLVNEKGKSDEYVYKQLGECYYNMFNTVESAKWYALAVKKDQDAETYFNYAQMLKANAKYEEANVQMKTFAIKAPTDQRAVDFNKNPDYLPALVDKDKLFDVKILDINSDKSDFGAILYNDVLYFASARNSGGKKYGWNDEAFLDIYQSDLKTDGNFSDPKPVSELNTRFHEGPVSITADGSTIYFSSESFNSNLYEKNNAKRLKFGQVHLFKAKKEDGKWTAITPMPFNDKKYSTSNPSIDKEGKILYFSSNMPGSIGGIDIWKVQVNNDGTYGIPKNLGDKINTAGDESFPFITDENVLYFASNGLTGFGGLDVFFVDLNKNDLPINVGKPVNTEKDDFALTYNSVKQLGYVSSNRSGEDHIYSSIPVCKGKIKVVVKSLKDGAVLMNSKVLILDENSNVIGTQVSNEKGEVVYDVDCEKIYIIEAFKDGYMTAKIPLAKIIGGSITVDVTIKPIDVVITEKEIILNPIYFDFNKSNITKQGAEELDKLVYVMSQNEALKVYVKSHSDSKGDDKYNLNLSDKRAKATVQYVISKGIDTSRISGKGFGETELKIDCKNKCTEEQNAINRRSEFLLVK, encoded by the coding sequence ATGAAAAAAAATAAAATACTTCTGTTTTTAATAGTCATTAGTTTTCCACTTTTGGCACAAAATAAATACACAAAAATTGCTGATAATTTGTTTGAAAGATATGAATATGTTCAAGCAGTTAAAGAATATCTTCTTGTAAATGAAAAAGGAAAATCGGATGAGTATGTGTATAAGCAGTTAGGAGAATGTTATTATAATATGTTCAATACTGTGGAGTCTGCAAAATGGTATGCTTTGGCAGTAAAAAAGGATCAGGATGCGGAAACCTATTTTAATTATGCCCAAATGCTTAAAGCAAATGCAAAATATGAAGAGGCAAATGTGCAAATGAAGACTTTTGCAATAAAAGCACCAACAGATCAACGTGCGGTAGATTTTAATAAAAATCCCGATTATTTACCTGCGCTTGTTGATAAGGATAAACTTTTTGATGTTAAAATTTTGGATATTAATTCAGATAAATCTGATTTTGGAGCGATACTTTATAATGACGTTTTATATTTTGCTAGTGCACGTAATAGCGGTGGCAAAAAGTACGGATGGAATGATGAAGCTTTTTTAGATATTTATCAATCGGATTTGAAAACTGATGGTAATTTTTCAGATCCAAAACCTGTTTCGGAATTAAATACTCGATTTCATGAAGGACCAGTGAGTATAACTGCTGATGGAAGTACTATTTATTTTTCTAGCGAAAGTTTTAATTCTAATTTGTATGAAAAGAATAATGCTAAACGATTAAAATTTGGTCAGGTTCATTTGTTTAAAGCTAAAAAAGAAGATGGTAAATGGACGGCAATAACACCGATGCCTTTTAATGATAAAAAATATTCCACTAGTAATCCATCAATTGACAAAGAAGGTAAAATACTTTATTTTTCGTCAAATATGCCTGGCTCAATAGGTGGAATTGATATTTGGAAAGTACAAGTGAATAATGATGGAACTTATGGTATTCCTAAAAATTTAGGTGATAAAATTAATACGGCTGGCGATGAAAGTTTTCCTTTTATTACAGATGAAAATGTGCTGTATTTTGCCTCAAATGGTTTGACTGGCTTTGGTGGTTTGGATGTCTTTTTTGTAGATCTTAATAAAAATGACTTGCCAATCAATGTGGGTAAACCAGTTAACACAGAGAAAGATGATTTTGCATTAACGTATAATTCTGTTAAACAACTAGGGTATGTTTCTAGTAATAGATCTGGTGAAGATCATATTTATTCTTCGATACCAGTTTGTAAAGGGAAGATAAAAGTAGTCGTAAAAAGCTTGAAAGATGGTGCCGTTTTGATGAATTCAAAAGTACTTATTTTGGATGAAAATAGCAATGTAATAGGAACACAAGTATCTAATGAAAAAGGAGAAGTAGTTTACGATGTGGATTGTGAAAAAATATACATAATTGAAGCTTTTAAAGATGGTTATATGACCGCAAAAATTCCTTTGGCAAAAATTATTGGAGGGTCAATAACAGTAGATGTAACTATCAAGCCAATTGATGTAGTCATTACAGAAAAAGAAATCATTTTGAATCCTATTTATTTTGATTTCAATAAAAGTAATATTACTAAACAAGGTGCTGAGGAACTAGATAAATTGGTTTATGTTATGTCGCAAAATGAAGCATTGAAGGTTTATGTTAAATCACATTCAGACTCCAAAGGTGATGATAAATACAATCTAAATCTTTCAGATAAGAGGGCTAAAGCAACTGTTCAATATGTAATATCAAAAGGTATAGATACTTCCCGCATTTCTGGAAAAGGATTTGGAGAAACAGAACTCAAGATTGATTGTAAAAACAAATGTACTGAGGAGCAAAATGCTATAAATAGAAGATCTGAATTTTTGCTTGTGAAATAA